One genomic window of Elaeis guineensis isolate ETL-2024a chromosome 2, EG11, whole genome shotgun sequence includes the following:
- the LOC105055589 gene encoding calmodulin has protein sequence MDHPTKEQISEFQEAFSLFDKDGDGCITLEELETVIKSLGQNPTEDELHEMIKEIDADGNGTIEFGEFLSLMARKMKETDAEEEIKEAFKVFDKDQNGYISASELKNVMISLGEKLTDEEVDQMIKEADLDGDGQVNYEEFVRMMMAT, from the exons ATGGATCACCCGACAAAGGAGCAGATCTCTGAGTTCCAGGAAGCCTTCAGCCTCTTTGACAAGGATGGAGATG GGTGCATCACATTGGAAGAACTTGAGACCGTCATCAAATCATTGGGCCAGAACCCAACTGAAGATGAGCTGCATGAAATGATTAAAGAAATCGATGCAGATGGCAATGGAACCATAGAATTTGGAGAATTTTTGAGTCTAATGGCAAGAAAAATGAag GAGACTGATGCAGAggaggaaatcaaagaagcttTCAAGGTCTTTGACAAGGATCAAAATGGATATATCTCAGCCAGTGAG CTAAAGAATGTGATGATTAGCCTCGGGGAGAAATTGACTGATGAAGAGGTTGATCAAATGATTAAGGAGGCAGATTTGGATGGTGATGGACAAGTGAACTACGAGGAATTTGTGCGAATGATGATGGCcacctaa